Proteins encoded in a region of the Vicia villosa cultivar HV-30 ecotype Madison, WI linkage group LG5, Vvil1.0, whole genome shotgun sequence genome:
- the LOC131603624 gene encoding glutathione S-transferase T1-like isoform X2 → MEKKLKVYADRMSQPSRAVLIFCRLNGIDFEEIKIDTSKRHQLSPEYTVGHPLNPKAASEAEKILLSSLSILEKIWLNGDGRFLLGGFQPSIADLSLVCELIQLEVLDEKDRNRILSPYKKVVQWIEDTRAATNPHFEQVHNILYRVKKKLQQQRSRDAEAGTETRNKMGRHSKM, encoded by the exons ATGGAGAAGAAGCTGAAGGTGTATGCAGATCGTATGTCCCAACCATCTCGAGCAGTTCTGATATTCTGCAG GTTGAACGGCATCGACTTTGAGGAGATCAAAATTGACACCTCCAAACGCCACCAACTATCTCCTGAATATACAG TTGGCCATCCACTGAATCCAAAAGCAGCTTCTGAAGCAGAGAAAATTTTATTATCTTCTTTATCAATTCTAGAGAAAATTTGGCTAAATGGAGATGGACGATTCCTTCTTGGTGGCTTTCAACCGTCTATAGCAGATCTCAGTCTGGTTTGTGAACTCATACAACTTGAG GTTTTGGATGAGAAAGATCGCAATCGAATATTATCACCGTACAAGAAAGTTGTTCAGTGGATTGAGGATACAAGAGCTGCAACAAATCCTCACTTTGAACAAGTGCATAATATCCTTTATAGAgttaaaaagaaactccaacaaCAGCGTTCAAGGGATGCTGAAGCCGGGACTGAGACTCGCAACAAGATGGGGAGGCATTCTAAGATGTGA
- the LOC131603624 gene encoding glutathione S-transferase T1-like isoform X1 — MEKKLKVYADRMSQPSRAVLIFCRLNGIDFEEIKIDTSKRHQLSPEYTEVGHPLNPKAASEAEKILLSSLSILEKIWLNGDGRFLLGGFQPSIADLSLVCELIQLEVLDEKDRNRILSPYKKVVQWIEDTRAATNPHFEQVHNILYRVKKKLQQQRSRDAEAGTETRNKMGRHSKM, encoded by the exons ATGGAGAAGAAGCTGAAGGTGTATGCAGATCGTATGTCCCAACCATCTCGAGCAGTTCTGATATTCTGCAG GTTGAACGGCATCGACTTTGAGGAGATCAAAATTGACACCTCCAAACGCCACCAACTATCTCCTGAATATACAG AAGTTGGCCATCCACTGAATCCAAAAGCAGCTTCTGAAGCAGAGAAAATTTTATTATCTTCTTTATCAATTCTAGAGAAAATTTGGCTAAATGGAGATGGACGATTCCTTCTTGGTGGCTTTCAACCGTCTATAGCAGATCTCAGTCTGGTTTGTGAACTCATACAACTTGAG GTTTTGGATGAGAAAGATCGCAATCGAATATTATCACCGTACAAGAAAGTTGTTCAGTGGATTGAGGATACAAGAGCTGCAACAAATCCTCACTTTGAACAAGTGCATAATATCCTTTATAGAgttaaaaagaaactccaacaaCAGCGTTCAAGGGATGCTGAAGCCGGGACTGAGACTCGCAACAAGATGGGGAGGCATTCTAAGATGTGA